Proteins from a genomic interval of Scophthalmus maximus strain ysfricsl-2021 chromosome 22, ASM2237912v1, whole genome shotgun sequence:
- the exosc7 gene encoding exosome complex component RRP42, with amino-acid sequence MATVKVSEAEKVYILHGIRDDLRVDGRGCEDYRHMEIETDVVSNTDGSAKVSLGHTAVLVGVKADIGKPRPMVPDEGYLEFFVDCSANATPEFEGRGGDELGTELSNTLYKVFDNKHSVDLKSLCISAGEHCWVLYVDVLLLQCDGNLYDAISVAVKAALFNTKIPRVHISADEEGTKEIELSDDPYDCMRLNVENVPCVVTLCKVGHRHVVDATLQEKACSVASLIISVTHKGTVTCMRKTGGGSLDPESIFEMTEAGKRVGKALHAPLMTLLQEEESLGKKRLKVGFLG; translated from the exons GATGATTTGCGAGTGGACGGCCGAGGCTGCGAGGACTACAGACACATGGAGATCGAGACCGACGTGGTGTCCAACACCGACGGATCTGCCAAAGTCTCACTG GGCCACACAGCCGTACTAGTTGGGGTTAAGGCTGACATCGGAAAACCGAGGCCCATGGTGCCGGATGAAGGTTATTTGGAGTTCTTTGTTGACTG TTCGGCCAACGCGACCCCTGAGTTCGAGGGCAGAGGAGGCGATGAACTGGGGACGGAGCTGAGCAACACTCTCTACAAAGTCTTCGACAACAAACACAGCGTGGACCTGAAGAGCCTCTGTATCAGCGCAGGAGAACACTGCTGGGTGCTCTACGTGGATGTGCTG CTCCTGCAGTGTGATGGAAACTTGTACGATGCCATCTCAGTAGCTGTCAAGGCGGCGCTCTTCAACACAAA AATTCCGAGAGTGCACATATCGGCGGACGAAGAAGGAACGAAGGAAATCGAACTGTCGGACGACCCGTACGACTGCATGAGGCTCAATGTGGAAAACGTACCCTGCGTGGTGACCTTGTGCAAG GTTGGCCACAGACACGTGGTGGACGCAACCCTGCAGGAGAAGGCCTGCTCCGTGGCCAGCCTGATCATCTCCGTCACGCACAAGGGCACCGTCACCTGCATGAGGAAGACGGGCGGCGGCAGCCTGGACCCAGAGAGCATCTTTGAAATGACAGAG GCAGGCAAACGTGTCGGGAAAGCTCTTCACGCTCCGCTCATgacgctgctgcaggaggaggagagtttgGGAAAGAAGAGACTGAAAGTTGGCTTCCTCGGTTGA